The bacterium genome contains the following window.
GACGTAGTGCGGACGGAGAGCTTCTTATCGGCGATGCCGCCCTGCTCATGAGGAAATCGCATCGGGAAAACAGGTCACACGAATACCCTTTTGTGACGGACCTGGCGGAGGAATGGTTTGCCATGCACAGCCTGCCTTTCGTCTTCGCCAGATGGGTGATACGCAAAGATGCTCCTGGCACCGCCCGCAGGGCACTCGAAAACTGGCTTGATGAGTTCAGAGTCAATGAGTTCGACCTGATCCATCGTGCGGCGCCGCCGGCTGCCAGAAGCCTCGGCTTGCCCCTGCAGGAGGTGCTGGACTATTTCCGAACTGTCCGCCGGGTCCTCGACCAGGATGATCTTGCCGGGCAGGAACGTTTTTTAACCGATCTTGAGCTATTGAAAGAGTCGCAAAAAGCCCAGGCGGGACTTTTTGCTCAACGGAAAGCGAAAAGTGTCATTTTCGCTTTCCTCACAGATCATTGACTTCTATTGCCGGTCATTGATCTGGGCGCCCCACCTGGGGCGTGTTGATGACTTTTTGCGAGGTCACCAACTATTATATGTGGGAGTAACAGCCCCTCGGAAGCCGCATCCCTCCCTGGGTGTCTGTCGGAGAACCTGACACAGACTCCTGGTGAAAAGGGAACAGTCATTGTGGAGGACGATCCATTGAAAAAGTCGCGCACGGGGGAAAGAATAGCTGCCCGACGCATGGGCGAACGGTTCGAGCGCGGTGATGCGCTGGAGCTGCTCAGGGAAATGCCCATGGGGCGCCTGATGGCTATGGCTCACGGTGCGCGTCTCGATCGCTACCCGGAGCCCGCTGTGACCTTCGTAATAGATACCAATCCGAACTACACGAACATCTGCGTCACCCGGTGCCTTTTCTGCGCCTTCTGCCGCCCGGGAAACGACGCGGATGCCTACACCCTTTCCCCGAAGCAGCTGGGCGAAAGGGTTAAGGCCGCTCACGACATCGGGGCGACAACCGTGCTGCTGCAGGGGGGGCACAACCCGGCTATCGGGCTGGGGGAATGGACAGCATACATCCGGGAGATCCGGAAAGCCTGTCCGGACATCCACATTCATCCTTTCAGCCCTGCCGAATACGTCTTCATGGCAGCTAAGGAGAAGATCAGCTACGAAGAGGCACTGCGGTCCGTATACCTCGAAGGAGTGGACACCATCCCTGGCGGAGGCGCCGAAATCCTGACCGAACGGGTACGACAGGCAATCGCGCCGGACAAGGCAACGACGAACGAATGGCTGGAGCTTAGTGAGACCGCACACCGGATAGGGTTTAGAACTACCGCGACCATGATGTTCGGTCACATTGAAACAGATATGGACATTGTAGACCATCTTCTGTCGCTTCGGGCGGTGCAGGATCGTACTGGAGGGTTTACCAGCTTTATTCCCTGGTCGTTCAAACCGGGCTGTTCACACCTCAGCCGGAAGGTTCCGTCCCCGGTACACCCGGCAAAGTATGTGCGAATAATTGCTCTGGCACGCCTGGTGCTCGACAACTTCCCTCACATTCAATCTTCCTGGTTCAGCGAGAGCGTTCAGGCAGGGCAGCTGGGGCTGCTTGCCGGGGCAGACGATTTCGGAGGGGTGCTGATAGAAGAAAATGTGCTCAAGACAACCGGATACCGGAATACTTCCACGGTCGAAGAGGTTAAAAACATCATCCGAAGAGCGGGGTTCACACCGGCACAGAGAAACGGCTATTATCAGACCATTTGCGTCCAGAAGCCTGTGTGAGGTTCTCCGACCCGATACCCGCGATTGTATTTATCGACCTCCGGTCGGCGGGCAAGAGATGCCGCTTTTTCGATCCGGGTCCAGAAAATGTGTCCGGGCAACGTCAGGAACCGGCAACCCGCACTTCTTGTATTCTTCTGCCGGCGACGCCGGAACCCCGGCCGGAGGGGCCCAATCGGCGGATTTCGGGGTGACACTGCCCTCTGGCAAGCGTCCCGATTATCTGGTATTTAAGGAAACATGGAAACCGACGTTCTTATCATTGGATCGGGGGTGGCCGGTTTCATGACCGCCCTCAAGGTGGCAAGATTCGCAGACGTGACTCTTGTCACCAAGCGATCGGCCGATGACACCTCCACCTCCAAGGCCCA
Protein-coding sequences here:
- a CDS encoding CofH family radical SAM protein; this translates as MKKSRTGERIAARRMGERFERGDALELLREMPMGRLMAMAHGARLDRYPEPAVTFVIDTNPNYTNICVTRCLFCAFCRPGNDADAYTLSPKQLGERVKAAHDIGATTVLLQGGHNPAIGLGEWTAYIREIRKACPDIHIHPFSPAEYVFMAAKEKISYEEALRSVYLEGVDTIPGGGAEILTERVRQAIAPDKATTNEWLELSETAHRIGFRTTATMMFGHIETDMDIVDHLLSLRAVQDRTGGFTSFIPWSFKPGCSHLSRKVPSPVHPAKYVRIIALARLVLDNFPHIQSSWFSESVQAGQLGLLAGADDFGGVLIEENVLKTTGYRNTSTVEEVKNIIRRAGFTPAQRNGYYQTICVQKPV